The sequence GCGGTTCGGTGGGTATTGCCAGTCGCGGCAACGATGGCCAGGTGACCTTTCGGGAGTGGCATCCGGTGGGTGTCGAAGAGTATGGATATGTAGCCGCCGACCCACTCAACCCCAATATTATCTATGGAGGGAAAGTTACCAAATTCGACAAACAAACGGGTCAGGTACAGAACATTGCTCCCGAAGCTGTTCGTAGTGGCAAGTACCGATTCGTGCGGACAGCTCCAGTTTTGTTTTCCCCTATCGATCCCAAAACGCTTTATTTTGCGGGCAACGTGCTTTTCAAAACGCAGAATGGTGGGAATTCCTGGCAAATAATCAGCCCCGATCTCACCCGTGAAACCTATCCTGATATCCCTGAAAGTGTGGGGGTTTATCGCACTGATGCGATGAAAACCATGCCACGAAGGGGGGTAATTTATACCATTGCCCCTTCGTACAAGGACGTGAATACGATCTGGATCGGCACCGATGACGGCTATATTCAGATCACCCGAGATGGGGGGAAAACCTGGAAGAATGTGACTCCTGCCGCCGTTGGTTCCTGGAGTAAAGTGTCTATTCTGGACGCAGGGCACTTTGATGCCAATACCGCCTATGCCGCCGTGAACCGCATCCGTTGCGACGATATGCGCCCGCACATCTATCGGACACACGATGGGGGTAAAACCTGGCAGGAAATTGTAACTGGTTTACCCAACGATCCGATAAACACCATTCGCGAAGACCCTGTTCGTAAAGGCTTATTGTTTGCCGGATCAGAAACTGCCGTTTACGTCTCGTTCGATGATGGAGATCATTGGCAGTCACTCCGATTGAACATGCCTGCTACCTCAATTCGTGATCTTGTCATCAAAGACAATGATCTGGTGATTGGCACCCACGGCCGCTCGTTCTGGATTCTGGACGACATTAGTCCCTTACGCCAGTTAACGACTGAACTGATAAAGCAGGACGCTATTCTTTACAAACCTCAACGGGCTTATCGCGTTCGCTGGAACATGAATACGGATACGCCATTACCCCAGGAAGAACCTGCTGGCCAGAACCCGCCCGATGGTGCCATCATCAACTACTACCTCGCTACCGATGTGAACACGGTTGTTACACTGGATATCCTGGATGCAGGGGGTAAACTCATACGTCAATACCGAAGCGATGATAAACCCTACAACATTCCTGATGTAAACCTGCCCTCCTATTGGATTCGGCCACAGCAGATTTTATCCGGTAAAGCGGGTGCCCACCGCTTTCTGTGGGACATGCATTATACACCCTTACCTATTCCCCCGTCCTATCCAATTGCGGCAACCTATCATCAAACGGCTCCTGATCCTACATCGCCCTGGGTACTACCCGGAATCTATACGGCTAAACTGAGTGTGAATGGTAAAGTATATACCCAACTGCTTACCATCACAATGGACCCGCGTGTAAAGGCAAGCCCAGTGGTGTTAAAGCAGCAACATGACCTGTCGGTAGCTGCTTATGAAGGACGGAAGCAGCTAATTGGCCTACTGAGCGAAACGCAGACTCTCCAAACTCGCGCTACTTCTGAATTACAGAAAAAAAGCCTCGATGTTCTGAAAACCAGCTTAACAACGTTGAATCGTGCATTCAATTCCATATTTGGCATTCTTCAGGATACCGACATGCCGCCAACCACACAAGCGATTACCGCTGCCAACGAAGCACAGGCTATATTCAAAAAAGTGTTGGCTCAATGGACCCTGCTTAAAAATGACTTTCGGTAGTAAGTAGTAGTTTGACTAAACCAATACCAGCAATCCCAGCAGCTAAATAATTGTATGCTGGGATTGCTGGTATTGGTCAGATTAGGTTTTGTCAGACTATACCTTATGTTTAAATAGATCAATTCTTTATTATATTTAATACTATGTAAATAGCAAAATATTATTTTTAATTTTTTCAATATATCAATATTTAATTTTTTATTATTGCATATATTCAAATTACCTATTGTACATTTGAATTACAGTGAAAGAGGTATGCTGATCTGCAGTTTTGACACAATTCAGAGATAATTCAGATCGAGATTCAGAGTACATTTTATCGACAAACAAGTATATAAGGCAATCTACATTACTGGCCTTATAAATCGATTATCCGCAATTGCCGCAATCGATTTAGTATATACTATGGGCGTGTAGCGGCACGTATGCATCAGTCAAAAGCTTATTCATAAACTACCTGTCATGTCAAACCAATACCTGTCTCGCTCTAGTCAGTTTGTAATGCTGTTTGTCAGTTGGATATTGGGAATAACAGCTAACACAACCCTCGCGCAAAAAATAGAGTTAGCCCAGCTAAAACAACTTAATTATCGACATATAGGCCCGGTCGGAAATCGAATCAGCACGGTAAGCGGTATTGCAGGGAATCCGCTTGTTTACTTTGCCGGTGCAGCATCAGGAGGTATCTGGAGGACCGTGGATGGGGGTATGACCTGGAAACCGGTACTCGATGACAAGCCCGTTCATTCAATTGGTTCCATTACGGTAGCTCCATCAGATCCCCAAATTGTATGGGCAGGTACTGGCGAGCCCCACATCCGCTCTAACGTTTCCGTTGGCGATGGTGTCTGGAAATCCGTCGACGGTGGCAGCAGTTGGCAAAACATGGGTCTTAACCTAACCGGCCGCATCAGCCGCGTGATCGTTAATCCCACCAATCCCGACATCGTGTATGCTGCCGCCCAGGGTCATAGCTATGCGCCACAAAAGGAAAAAGGTATCTATCGTACTACGGACGGAGGGAAAAACTGGACTCAGGTTTTGTTTGTCAATGACAGTACGGGGGCTTCTGACCTGGTTATGGACCCCACCAATCCACGGATTTTGTTTGCTGGAATGTGGCAACTGGATATCAAAACCTGGGGCCGTCAGAGTGGAGGAAAAGGCAGTGGTATTTTTATGTCCCGTGATGGCGGAACTACCTGGAATCGATTATCCGGCAATGGATTACCCAAACTGGCTGTTGGCAAGATCGCCCTTACCATGTCGAAGGCAGATCCGCAGAAAATCTATGCCTTGATTGAAACGGCAGATGGCGTTCCACCTCCGGGTGTAAAAGAAGCTGAAACGGGTGAACTATGGCGTTCTGATGATGGAGGGACAAACTGGAACCTGGTTAGCTATGAGCAGACACTTGGAAGCCGGGGTGCGTATTACACCCGTTGCCAAGTATCGCCCGATAATGCCGACGAGCTGGTTGTGTTGGCCGAAGCTTATAATGTTTCCAAAGACGGGGGTAAAACATTCCAGAAATCATCCGGGATCAGTGTTCCTAACTGGGACCACCATGAACTCTGGATTGACCCAACCGATGGAAATCGGCAGGCAGTAGCGGGTGATGGTGGCGTATCTATTTCCTATAATCGGGGGAAAACCTGGCTTCGGATTCAACTGCCCGTTGCGCAACTGTACCACGTAACAACTGACAATCGAATTCCTTACAATGTATATGCAAATCGTCAGGATGGACCGTCTTCGCGCTTACCAAGTCGATATTATGGTACAGACTATCATTTCAACGGTATTCCACGGGGCGAATGGCTCGATGTGGGCGGTGGAGAAAGTGGCTTTGCTACCCCTGATCCGGTCGACCCCAGTATTGTTTGGTCCAGTGCATCCGGATCGGGTGCTGGTGGCGGAATAGTGGTACGGTTTAACGAAAAGAATCGTCAGTTCAGACAGGTAGAGGTCTGGCCGGAAGCCACGTTTGGCTCACCTGCCAAGGATGTAAAGTATCGTTTTCAGTGGACCTTTCCATTGCTAATTTCTCCGCATGATCGCAATACAGTTTATGTGACTAGTCAAAATGTCCATAAAACGACGAATGGCGGGCAAAGCTGGCAGGTAATCAGTCCCGATCTAACACTGAACGATAAAAGTAAACAAGGCATTTCGGGTGGGCTCACTCCTGACAACATAGGTGTTGAATACGGTTGTGTGATCTATGCCTTCGACGAGTCACCGATTCAAAAAGGAGTACTCTGGGCGGGGAGTAACGATGGCCTGGTGCATGTAAGTGTAGATGGTGGTACCAATTGGCAGAATGTAACGGCTAACATCAAAGGCCTGCCTCCGTTGGGAACGGTTCGCAATATCGATGCATCGAAATGGAAAGTGGGCAAAGCCTATCTTACTGTCGACTTCCATCAGCTAGGGAACTTTGAGTCGTACGTGTATAAGACAGAAGATTTTGGCAAAACCTGGGTCAAAATAATCGAAGGAATTCCGCAAAATACCTTGAGCTATGTCTGTAACATTCGGGAAGATCCCGCTAAGCCCGGCCTGCTCTATCTAGGCACAGAAAATGCACTTTATATCTCCTTTAATGATGGAGCTCACTGGCAGTCTCTCATGACAAATTTACCGGCGGCCCCTATGTATTGGCTGGCCGTTCAGGAAAACTTCAACGATTTAGTAGTGGGTACTTACGGACGGGGAATCTGGATATTGGACGATATTACTCCCTTACGGCAACTGACACCTGAGGTGACGGCTTCAGCAGCTCACCTATTTGCACCCAGGTCTGCCTATCGGTTCCGGCCAATGACATATCCATATTCTATGTTCGATGATCCATCGGCTGGTGAAAACCCACCAGTAGGCGCTCCCCTTAACTACTGGCTGTCTGCTGAGGCAACTGATAGTCTGACCATTACGATTAGTGATGCCAATAAAATGGTAATCCGTAAACTGCATCACAAAGGCAAAGTGGGCATAAATCGGTTGTGGTGGGATTTACGAGAAGACCCATCCACGGCCATTATTGCCCGTAATAAACCCATCAATGCTCATTGGATAAACTTGGGAGATAAGCGTGCTAAACCGGCACTGGCTGCTTCCCGAGGATTTTCACCTCTGGTCAGGCCAGGCATCTACACGGTTACCCTAACGGTTGGTGATAAGACATACAGCCAAACGATAAAGGTGCTGAAAGACCCCACTTCCGAAGGATCGGAAACCGACATTACAGCGCAGTACGAATTTGTGTCAACTATTAAAAAAGACCTTAACTCCATTGCTGACCAGGTTAATCAGCTTGAGTGGACACGCCGACAATTGGCCGATTTGAAGGACATGATTGCGGATAAAAAAGACATCGATGAGGCCAAAAAAGACATCGATAGTTTGTCCGCCAGGTTAATAGCTGTAGAAGAACAATTTATGCAGTTGAAAATGCCGAGTGGTATTCGCTGGAATTCACAGACAACCGAAAAGTTGATGTACCTGGCTTCTGCCGTTGAAACCGCCGACTTTCCACCAGCCCAACAACACCTGGAGGTTTACCAGATTCTGAAGAAACGCCTTCAGGAAAACCAGACGATGGCTCAGAAACTCATTCAAACAGAGTTACCGGCCTTCGTAGAACGAATGAAAAAATACAATCTGTATTCACCAATCGTCATTGAAACAAATTGAACAGTTGGCTCACTTATGATGAACTAAGTGATTGCCCCCTGTCACGATTCCCTTCGGGTTCGCACCTTACAGTACATAGTTCCTTACTGATACTCTTTTTACACGAAAATGAACCAAAAACTTCAAAAATTAACCTTGTTAATCGTAGCAGCACTGCTAGGGTTACTGGGCGTCAGGGCCCAGCCAATTCCAATGTCTGTATTTAAGCAGATGAAGGCTCGCAGTGTTGGGCCCGCCGTTATGGGAGGCAGAATTACGGCCATAGATGCAGTCGTTACTAATCCAGATA comes from Spirosoma aureum and encodes:
- a CDS encoding WD40/YVTN/BNR-like repeat-containing protein, with amino-acid sequence MSNQYLSRSSQFVMLFVSWILGITANTTLAQKIELAQLKQLNYRHIGPVGNRISTVSGIAGNPLVYFAGAASGGIWRTVDGGMTWKPVLDDKPVHSIGSITVAPSDPQIVWAGTGEPHIRSNVSVGDGVWKSVDGGSSWQNMGLNLTGRISRVIVNPTNPDIVYAAAQGHSYAPQKEKGIYRTTDGGKNWTQVLFVNDSTGASDLVMDPTNPRILFAGMWQLDIKTWGRQSGGKGSGIFMSRDGGTTWNRLSGNGLPKLAVGKIALTMSKADPQKIYALIETADGVPPPGVKEAETGELWRSDDGGTNWNLVSYEQTLGSRGAYYTRCQVSPDNADELVVLAEAYNVSKDGGKTFQKSSGISVPNWDHHELWIDPTDGNRQAVAGDGGVSISYNRGKTWLRIQLPVAQLYHVTTDNRIPYNVYANRQDGPSSRLPSRYYGTDYHFNGIPRGEWLDVGGGESGFATPDPVDPSIVWSSASGSGAGGGIVVRFNEKNRQFRQVEVWPEATFGSPAKDVKYRFQWTFPLLISPHDRNTVYVTSQNVHKTTNGGQSWQVISPDLTLNDKSKQGISGGLTPDNIGVEYGCVIYAFDESPIQKGVLWAGSNDGLVHVSVDGGTNWQNVTANIKGLPPLGTVRNIDASKWKVGKAYLTVDFHQLGNFESYVYKTEDFGKTWVKIIEGIPQNTLSYVCNIREDPAKPGLLYLGTENALYISFNDGAHWQSLMTNLPAAPMYWLAVQENFNDLVVGTYGRGIWILDDITPLRQLTPEVTASAAHLFAPRSAYRFRPMTYPYSMFDDPSAGENPPVGAPLNYWLSAEATDSLTITISDANKMVIRKLHHKGKVGINRLWWDLREDPSTAIIARNKPINAHWINLGDKRAKPALAASRGFSPLVRPGIYTVTLTVGDKTYSQTIKVLKDPTSEGSETDITAQYEFVSTIKKDLNSIADQVNQLEWTRRQLADLKDMIADKKDIDEAKKDIDSLSARLIAVEEQFMQLKMPSGIRWNSQTTEKLMYLASAVETADFPPAQQHLEVYQILKKRLQENQTMAQKLIQTELPAFVERMKKYNLYSPIVIETN
- a CDS encoding WD40/YVTN/BNR-like repeat-containing protein, giving the protein MSLLYALKRQFLLLPFIFSIVVAQAQSISPTFFNAMKWRMIGPHRGGRTVGGVGVPQQPNVFYIGVNNGGVWKTTDYGRTWFPIFDDQSTGSIGDVAVAPSNPNVIYVASGEGLHRPDLSVGNGMYKSIDAGKTWIHLGLSDGQQIGGISIDPTNENRVFAAVLGHPYGPNTERGVYRTTDGGKTWDKVLYKDQDTGAIQVTIDPKNPAVVYADLWTAQEGPWENGAWQGKESGLYKSTDGGTSWQKLTKGLPTVEQGLGRIGFCIAPSSPNRLYATVDAPELGGVYRSDDAGESWTRFNKDPRLWGRGSDFAEVKAHPTNPDILFIADVSAWKSEDGGKTWNDFRGAPGGDDYHRLWINPNDPNTMLLAGDQGGIITVNGGQTFSSWYNQATAQFYHVSTDNSFPYNVLGGQQESGSVGIASRGNDGQVTFREWHPVGVEEYGYVAADPLNPNIIYGGKVTKFDKQTGQVQNIAPEAVRSGKYRFVRTAPVLFSPIDPKTLYFAGNVLFKTQNGGNSWQIISPDLTRETYPDIPESVGVYRTDAMKTMPRRGVIYTIAPSYKDVNTIWIGTDDGYIQITRDGGKTWKNVTPAAVGSWSKVSILDAGHFDANTAYAAVNRIRCDDMRPHIYRTHDGGKTWQEIVTGLPNDPINTIREDPVRKGLLFAGSETAVYVSFDDGDHWQSLRLNMPATSIRDLVIKDNDLVIGTHGRSFWILDDISPLRQLTTELIKQDAILYKPQRAYRVRWNMNTDTPLPQEEPAGQNPPDGAIINYYLATDVNTVVTLDILDAGGKLIRQYRSDDKPYNIPDVNLPSYWIRPQQILSGKAGAHRFLWDMHYTPLPIPPSYPIAATYHQTAPDPTSPWVLPGIYTAKLSVNGKVYTQLLTITMDPRVKASPVVLKQQHDLSVAAYEGRKQLIGLLSETQTLQTRATSELQKKSLDVLKTSLTTLNRAFNSIFGILQDTDMPPTTQAITAANEAQAIFKKVLAQWTLLKNDFR